A single region of the Leishmania panamensis strain MHOM/PA/94/PSC-1 chromosome 23 sequence genome encodes:
- a CDS encoding (H+)-ATPase G subunit, putative (TriTrypDB/GeneDB-style sysID: LpmP.23.0370) produces MPPKQDNVQKLLAAEEKRCKLINDAKTRKQQKVKQAKADAEREVTAFRAEKDREYDKYCAQQNSGADAENYELARETDKELEELKALAAQRMDAVVNMMVKLVTTVRE; encoded by the coding sequence ATGCCGCCGAAGCAGGACAATGTGCAGAAGCTGCTCGCTGCGGAGGAAAAGCGTTGCAAACTTATCAATGACGCCAAGACgcgcaagcagcagaaggTAAAGCAGGCCAAGGCCGACGCCGAGCGCGAGGTTACTGCCTTCCGCGCTGAGAAGGACAGGGAGTACGACAAGTACTGTGCGCAGCAGaacagcggcgctgacgcagAGAACTACGAGCTCGCACGTGAGACGGATAAGGAACTGGAGGAACTcaaggcgctggcggcgcagcgcatggACGCCGTAGTGAACATGATGGTGAAGCTGGTAACGACAGTGAGAGAGTAA